In Notamacropus eugenii isolate mMacEug1 chromosome 1, mMacEug1.pri_v2, whole genome shotgun sequence, one genomic interval encodes:
- the TBRG4 gene encoding FAST kinase domain-containing protein 4 isoform X1, producing the protein MASRLMQRCICLLATHQASPLTVIGSLRLARAPCKMMTTTHESTVSTLDSLLNKEPLFTPYPWPQEVDQRIEKATTPEELLELLDGRHKLHHNHAALMVIKLSRLLADKHQDRDSLTKDARVQKLFRTVDSQVSSVWHGTLMNLLRSFYTLQLPEDFKPLRSVEQEVRWRLRRVKYKNLAFLAETSIPYMQERASKELLTELLMHLERRWTEIDDCRTVVTLMTKAGHLSDALMDRLEDKFLELAEQFGPEDLRKVMLTLASQNRRSVPLLRAISYHLAQKPFTLTRGMLIDFAYAYGKLNFHQTQIFQKLAAELLPQVSSMTPSEITQCSKSFAFLKWLNLPLFEAFAQHVLNKADSFTPLQLGNVIVAFARLNFHPEQEEQFFSLVHKKLEPELAKWNPTLCVDVVWSLCILQQAQKAQLREVLRQDFSSQFLDGKTFQNQNTCQKLIHINATAQLEHPEYTGPFLPALAAQPTTSRKMTPMQKDVQDILKGWLGSADKARFGETTQYGWELDAELVLDVDNQPLPMKDFVAPHVAQPTGTQPLPPGAKRLVFLRWEFPNFISRSKDLLGRFVMARRHLQAAGLLVVDLCFYQLTVPPVSPPSRFQWCCFYKYGMPGGAFTVTHSTMTCKGLHLVHYNQKEQVWGLGSASIWRGRTTPSNFHLCCEIHPRSYGKLKVEAIASGLGESGKVSEG; encoded by the exons ATGGCATCTCGCCTGATGCAGCGCTGCATCTGCCTCTTGGCCACCCATCAGGCCTCACCTTTAACTGTGATTGGCAGCCTAAGGCTGGCCAGGGCCCCCTGCAAGATGATGACCACCACACATGAATCTACTGTGTCTACTTTGGATAGTCTCTTAAATAAGGAACCATTGTTCACCCCCTACCCATGGCCTCAGGAAGTCGACCAGAGGATTGAAAAGGCCACCACCCCTGAGGAATTGCTAGAATTGCTTGATGGTAGGCACAAGCTACACCATAACCACGCTGCCCTCATGGTAATTAAGCTTTCTCGCCTCTTGGCTGATAAGCACCAGGACAGAGACTCGCTCACTAAGGATGCTCGGGTTCAGAAGCTTTTCCGCACTGTGGACAGCCAG GTATCCTCAGTCTGGCATGGAACCCTTATGAACTTGCTCCGGAGCTTCTACACATTACAACTTCCAGAAGATTTCAAGCCCTTGCGATCTGTGGAGCAGGAGGTTCGCTGGAGGCTTCGCCGGGTTAAATATAAGAACCTGGCTTTTCTGGCAGAGACAAGCATCCCCTACATGCAGGAGCGGGCCTCAAAGGAGCTCTTGACAGAACTCTTGATGCACTTGGAGCGGCGCTGGACAGAGATCGATGACTGCCGCACTGTGGTGACCCTCATGACCAAAGCCGGGCACCTTTCAGATGCACTAATGGACCGTCTAGAGGACAAG TTCCTGGAGCTGGCAGAGCAGTTTGGCCCTGAGGACCTGCGGAAAGTGATGCTAACCCTGGCTTCTCAGAACCGGCGGTCAGTGCCCCTACTGCGGGCCATCTCCTACCACCTGGCTCAGAAACCTTTTACCCTGACAAGAGGAATGCTTATTGACTTTGCATATGCTTATG GAAAACTAAACTTCCACCAAACCCAGATATTCCAGAAGCTTGCTGCTGAATTGCTGCCCCAGGTGTCCAGCATGACACCCAGTGAGATCACTCAGTGCTCCAAGTCCTTTGCCTTCCTCAAGTGGCTCAACTTGCCTCTTTTTGAAGCCTTTGCCCAG CATGTACTGAACAAGGCAGACAGCTTCACCCCCCTCCAGCTGGGCAACGTGATCGTGGCATTTGCTCGCCTGAACTTCCATCCTGAGCAAGAAGAGCAGTTCTTCAGTTTG GTACACAAGAAGCTGGAACCAGAACTGGCCAAGTGGAACCCCACCCTATGTGTTGACGTGGTGTGGTCCCTGTGTATACTGCAGCAAGCACAGAAGGCACAGCTTCGAGAGGTTCTTCGCCAGGACTTTAGCAGCCAGTTTCTAG ATGGCAAAACATTTCAGAACCAAAACACCTGCCAGAAACTGATCCACATCAATGCCACTGCCCAACTAGAACATCCTGAGTACACTGGACCGTTCCTGCCAGCACTGGCCGCCCAGCCCACCACATCCAGGAAGATGACACCCATGCAGAAAGATGTGCAGGACATACTGAAAGGGTGGCTAGGGAGCGCTGACAAGGCCCGTTTTGGAGAGACCACTCAGTATGGCTGGGAGCTGG ATGCTGAGTTGGTACTTGATGTAGACAATCAGCCTCTTCCCATGAAGGACTTTGTGGCACCTCATGTGGCTCAACCAACTGGAACTCAGCCTTTGCCCCCTGGTGCTAAGAG GTTGGTTTTTCTGCGTTGGGAGTTCCCGAATTTCATCAGCCGAAGCAAGGATCTGCTGGGCCGATTTGTTATGGCCAGGCGCCACCTTCAGGCTGCAGGCCTCCTGGTGGTCGAT CTCTGCTTTTACCAGCTGACTGTTCCACCTGTTTCACCTCCATCCCGTTTTCAGTGGTGTTGTTTCTATAAATACGGTATGCCTGGTGGGGCATTCACTGTCACTCACTCCACCATGACCTGCAAGGGCCTTCACTTAGTCCATTATAATCAAAAAGAGCAAGTGTGGGGTTTGGGATCAGCCAGTATTTGGAGAGGAAGAACAACTCCATCCAATTTTCACTTATGTTGTGAGATCCATCCAAGGTCCTATGGAAAATTAAAAGTGGAAGCGATTGCCTCTGGCTTGGGGGAGTCTGGGAAAGTCTCAGAGGGGTGA
- the TBRG4 gene encoding FAST kinase domain-containing protein 4 isoform X2, with the protein MASRLMQRCICLLATHQASPLTVIGSLRLARAPCKMMTTTHESTVSTLDSLLNKEPLFTPYPWPQEVDQRIEKATTPEELLELLDGRHKLHHNHAALMVIKLSRLLADKHQDRDSLTKDARVQKLFRTVDSQVSSVWHGTLMNLLRSFYTLQLPEDFKPLRSVEQEVRWRLRRVKYKNLAFLAETSIPYMQERASKELLTELLMHLERRWTEIDDCRTVVTLMTKAGHLSDALMDRLEDKFLELAEQFGPEDLRKVMLTLASQNRRSVPLLRAISYHLAQKPFTLTRGMLIDFAYAYGKLNFHQTQIFQKLAAELLPQVSSMTPSEITQCSKSFAFLKWLNLPLFEAFAQHVLNKADSFTPLQLGNVIVAFARLNFHPEQEEQFFSLVHKKLEPELAKWNPTLCVDVVWSLCILQQAQKAQLREVLRQDFSSQFLDGKTFQNQNTCQKLIHINATAQLEHPEYTGPFLPALAAQPTTSRKMTPMQKDVQDILKGWLGSADKARFGETTQYGWELDAELVLDVDNQPLPMKDFVAPHVAQPTGTQPLPPGAKRLVFLRWEFPNFISRSKDLLGRFVMARRHLQAAGLLVVDVPYYEWLELKSEWQKGAYLKDKMGKAVAEDLAK; encoded by the exons ATGGCATCTCGCCTGATGCAGCGCTGCATCTGCCTCTTGGCCACCCATCAGGCCTCACCTTTAACTGTGATTGGCAGCCTAAGGCTGGCCAGGGCCCCCTGCAAGATGATGACCACCACACATGAATCTACTGTGTCTACTTTGGATAGTCTCTTAAATAAGGAACCATTGTTCACCCCCTACCCATGGCCTCAGGAAGTCGACCAGAGGATTGAAAAGGCCACCACCCCTGAGGAATTGCTAGAATTGCTTGATGGTAGGCACAAGCTACACCATAACCACGCTGCCCTCATGGTAATTAAGCTTTCTCGCCTCTTGGCTGATAAGCACCAGGACAGAGACTCGCTCACTAAGGATGCTCGGGTTCAGAAGCTTTTCCGCACTGTGGACAGCCAG GTATCCTCAGTCTGGCATGGAACCCTTATGAACTTGCTCCGGAGCTTCTACACATTACAACTTCCAGAAGATTTCAAGCCCTTGCGATCTGTGGAGCAGGAGGTTCGCTGGAGGCTTCGCCGGGTTAAATATAAGAACCTGGCTTTTCTGGCAGAGACAAGCATCCCCTACATGCAGGAGCGGGCCTCAAAGGAGCTCTTGACAGAACTCTTGATGCACTTGGAGCGGCGCTGGACAGAGATCGATGACTGCCGCACTGTGGTGACCCTCATGACCAAAGCCGGGCACCTTTCAGATGCACTAATGGACCGTCTAGAGGACAAG TTCCTGGAGCTGGCAGAGCAGTTTGGCCCTGAGGACCTGCGGAAAGTGATGCTAACCCTGGCTTCTCAGAACCGGCGGTCAGTGCCCCTACTGCGGGCCATCTCCTACCACCTGGCTCAGAAACCTTTTACCCTGACAAGAGGAATGCTTATTGACTTTGCATATGCTTATG GAAAACTAAACTTCCACCAAACCCAGATATTCCAGAAGCTTGCTGCTGAATTGCTGCCCCAGGTGTCCAGCATGACACCCAGTGAGATCACTCAGTGCTCCAAGTCCTTTGCCTTCCTCAAGTGGCTCAACTTGCCTCTTTTTGAAGCCTTTGCCCAG CATGTACTGAACAAGGCAGACAGCTTCACCCCCCTCCAGCTGGGCAACGTGATCGTGGCATTTGCTCGCCTGAACTTCCATCCTGAGCAAGAAGAGCAGTTCTTCAGTTTG GTACACAAGAAGCTGGAACCAGAACTGGCCAAGTGGAACCCCACCCTATGTGTTGACGTGGTGTGGTCCCTGTGTATACTGCAGCAAGCACAGAAGGCACAGCTTCGAGAGGTTCTTCGCCAGGACTTTAGCAGCCAGTTTCTAG ATGGCAAAACATTTCAGAACCAAAACACCTGCCAGAAACTGATCCACATCAATGCCACTGCCCAACTAGAACATCCTGAGTACACTGGACCGTTCCTGCCAGCACTGGCCGCCCAGCCCACCACATCCAGGAAGATGACACCCATGCAGAAAGATGTGCAGGACATACTGAAAGGGTGGCTAGGGAGCGCTGACAAGGCCCGTTTTGGAGAGACCACTCAGTATGGCTGGGAGCTGG ATGCTGAGTTGGTACTTGATGTAGACAATCAGCCTCTTCCCATGAAGGACTTTGTGGCACCTCATGTGGCTCAACCAACTGGAACTCAGCCTTTGCCCCCTGGTGCTAAGAG GTTGGTTTTTCTGCGTTGGGAGTTCCCGAATTTCATCAGCCGAAGCAAGGATCTGCTGGGCCGATTTGTTATGGCCAGGCGCCACCTTCAGGCTGCAGGCCTCCTGGTGGTCGAT GTTCCCTACTATGAGTGGTTGGAGCTGAAATCTGAATGGCAGAAAGGCGCCTACCTCAAGGACAAGATGGGGAAGGCTGTAGCTGAGGACCTGGCCAAGTGA